A portion of the Perognathus longimembris pacificus isolate PPM17 chromosome 20, ASM2315922v1, whole genome shotgun sequence genome contains these proteins:
- the Fxyd7 gene encoding FXYD domain-containing ion transport regulator 7 isoform X1 codes for MTPTQIPTAGAGPVVSEGCPPEEGCADRLLWQRGVAGPAPAAEPADRKPERWAPPGVLPRRGSRFQDPKSPLPPASAGRRLAREGTRPGPPPRCLPAPSPAAASAVEAGAAHPRQDPGRQRRGNPTLHPAVSFPPSPAGRGCGRS; via the exons ATGACCCCGACGCAGATCCCCACGGCCG GTGCGGGACCCGTGGTGAGCGAGGGCTGTCCCCCGGAGGAGGGATGCGCGGACAGGTTGCTATGGCAACGAGGGGTGGCGGGTCCCGCGCCCGCCGCGGAGCCAGCAGATAGGAAGCCGGAGAGATGGGCGCCGCCGGGGGTTCTGCCTCGCCGAGGGTCTAGATTCCAGGACCCGAag tcccccctgccccccgcttCTGCAGGACGGCGGCTTGCACGGGAGGGAACGAGGCCGGGGCCCCCACCCCgctgcctccccgcccccagccccgcggccGCCTCTGCGGTCGAGGCCGGGGCTGCGCACCCAAGGCAGGATCCCGGCAGGCAGCGAAGGGGGAACCCCACTTTGCACCCGGCtgtctccttccccccttccccagcaGGCAGGGGCTGCGGCAGGAGCTGA
- the Fxyd7 gene encoding FXYD domain-containing ion transport regulator 7 isoform X3, which produces MTKEEAWRALILESRKLRQGGEQRAPPRGPLSPRTSLEESPAGQLHSCTRIQHLVSFPRLCTVQTVGMTLATVMFLLGIIIIISKKVKCRKADSRSESPTCKSCKSELPSSAPGGGV; this is translated from the exons ATGACCAAGGAAGAGGCGTGGAGGGCACTGATTCTAGAGTCCAGAAAactgaggcagggaggggagcagagagcCCCCCCCAGGGGCCCCCTGTCCCCCAGGACCTCACTGGAGGAGAGCCCAGCAGGCCAGCTCCACAGCTGCACCCGCATTCAACATCTCGTCTCGTTTCCTAGACTATGCACCGTGCAGACCGTGGGCATGACCCTGGCCACCGTGATGTTCCTGCtgggcatcatcatcatcatca gCAAGAAAGTAAAGTGCAGAAAGGCGGACTCCAGGTCTGAGAG CCCCACGTGTAAGTCCTGCAAGTCGGAGCTCCCTTCCTCAG CCCCCGGCGGCGGTGTGTAA
- the Fxyd1 gene encoding phospholemman produces the protein MPAGPGSPSRGSGPLSACPGPGDGVGRRAGDRGCLSPAQDQGVWSVSPGVTARTFGGPSFSRGQRDQGQWHLSSILWFSVWASSPWPRQKLHRNTTHSLMTTSPLRIGGLTIAGILFILGILIILSKKCRCKFNQQQKTGEPDEEEGTFRSSIRRLSTRVR, from the exons ATGCCCGCTGGGCCGGGCTCCCCCAGCCGCGGCTCTGGGCCTCTGTCAGCCTGCCCTGGGCCCGGCGACGGGGTCGGCCGTCGGGCCGGCGACAgg GGGTGCTTGTCTCCAGCCCAGGACCAGGGGGTCTGGAGTGTCAGCCCCGGGGTCACAGCCCGGACATTTGGGGGACCTTCTTTCAGCAGGGGACAGCGTGATCAGG GACAATGGCATCTGTCATCCATACTTTGGTTCTCTGTGTGGGCCTCCTCGCCTTGGCCAAGGCAG aaGCTTCACCGGAACACGACCCATTCACTTATG ACTACAAGTCCCCTGAGGATCGGAGGCCTCACTATCGCCGGGATCCTCTTCATCCTGGGCATCCTCATCATCCTCA GCAAGAAATGCCGGTGCAAGTTCAACCAGCAGCAGAA AACTGGGGAGCCTGATGAAGAGGAGGGAACTTTCCGGAGCTCCATCCGTC GTCTGTCCACCCGCGTGCGGTAG
- the Fxyd7 gene encoding FXYD domain-containing ion transport regulator 7 isoform X4 has product MTPTQIPTAGAGPVVSEGCPPEEGCADRLLWQRGVAGPAPAAEPADRKPERWAPPGVLPRRGSRFQDPKVLRSPTHFTMTMHRADRGHDPGHRDVPAGHHHHHQQESKVQKGGLQV; this is encoded by the exons ATGACCCCGACGCAGATCCCCACGGCCG GTGCGGGACCCGTGGTGAGCGAGGGCTGTCCCCCGGAGGAGGGATGCGCGGACAGGTTGCTATGGCAACGAGGGGTGGCGGGTCCCGCGCCCGCCGCGGAGCCAGCAGATAGGAAGCCGGAGAGATGGGCGCCGCCGGGGGTTCTGCCTCGCCGAGGGTCTAGATTCCAGGACCCGAag GTCCTGAGGAGCCCGACCCATTTTACTATG ACTATGCACCGTGCAGACCGTGGGCATGACCCTGGCCACCGTGATGTTCCTGCtgggcatcatcatcatcatca gCAAGAAAGTAAAGTGCAGAAAGGCGGACTCCAGGTCTGA
- the Fxyd7 gene encoding FXYD domain-containing ion transport regulator 7 isoform X2 yields MTPTQIPTAGAGPVVSEGCPPEEGCADRLLWQRGVAGPAPAAEPADRKPERWAPPGVLPRRGSRFQDPKVLRSPTHFTMTMHRADRGHDPGHRDVPAGHHHHHQQESKVQKGGLQPHV; encoded by the exons ATGACCCCGACGCAGATCCCCACGGCCG GTGCGGGACCCGTGGTGAGCGAGGGCTGTCCCCCGGAGGAGGGATGCGCGGACAGGTTGCTATGGCAACGAGGGGTGGCGGGTCCCGCGCCCGCCGCGGAGCCAGCAGATAGGAAGCCGGAGAGATGGGCGCCGCCGGGGGTTCTGCCTCGCCGAGGGTCTAGATTCCAGGACCCGAag GTCCTGAGGAGCCCGACCCATTTTACTATG ACTATGCACCGTGCAGACCGTGGGCATGACCCTGGCCACCGTGATGTTCCTGCtgggcatcatcatcatcatca gCAAGAAAGTAAAGTGCAGAAAGGCGGACTCCAG CCCCACGTGTAA